A part of Maridesulfovibrio hydrothermalis AM13 = DSM 14728 genomic DNA contains:
- a CDS encoding polysaccharide biosynthesis/export family protein, whose translation MKSFKLLGFIFVVTFIAFLSHDAYAQEAKNSGYKLGPEDIVEISVWGDEELAREVVVRPDGGVSFPLAGDLQAGGLTVDQLREEVRKRIIEYVPDAAVTVILRKVENPKVYVMGKVKNPKMLVMGQEMTVVQALAMSAGLSPFAESGSIIIVRRLPDGTQKVFNFDYDEFTEGENLEQNIVLIPGDTVVVP comes from the coding sequence ATGAAGTCTTTTAAATTATTGGGTTTTATTTTTGTTGTCACATTTATTGCTTTCTTATCTCATGATGCTTATGCGCAGGAAGCCAAAAATAGTGGATACAAGCTTGGCCCTGAGGACATTGTAGAAATTTCTGTGTGGGGAGATGAAGAGCTTGCCCGGGAGGTTGTTGTCCGTCCTGATGGAGGAGTCTCCTTTCCTCTTGCCGGAGATTTGCAGGCCGGAGGGCTGACAGTGGATCAGCTTCGGGAAGAAGTCAGAAAACGTATTATAGAGTATGTGCCCGATGCGGCGGTTACAGTTATTTTGCGCAAAGTGGAAAATCCCAAGGTTTATGTCATGGGAAAAGTGAAGAATCCCAAAATGCTGGTCATGGGTCAGGAAATGACTGTTGTGCAGGCTCTTGCAATGTCTGCCGGACTCAGCCCCTTTGCTGAAAGTGGAAGTATCATCATTGTGCGCAGACTGCCTGATGGAACTCAGAAGGTTTTTAACTTCGATTATGATGAATTTACAGAGGGTGAGAATTTAGAGCAGAACATCGTTTTAATTCCCGGAGATACCGTTGTTGTCCCTTAA
- the xrtD gene encoding VPLPA-CTERM-specific exosortase XrtD, translating to MTAVFSFISVVAAWTVLYWDSFPSLLRRWNNEDYSYCWLVVPLALYVAWQRRDMLPKMHVPSVKSGYLVLLLVAALFFLGKASAVDALVFVSMWLSVVAVVLFVFGWLSMRAFFFPLLVLAFAVPPPPFINRMLTFKLRLISSDLSVRIMQFINIPVYREGNVIDLGMIQLHVVDACSGLRYVFPTILLGVLMGYWFNSRTWQRVIVILATVPTAIATNALRIAIVGYIARNISVETAENFFHDASGFIIYLLSVVLLVVLSLFLNLFSRGGDNRFASTGSSFYGQAATNSPLHLIVMALFLGGLFMANMHLLSGRIIPERQSFDSFPMQFSQYDGKREYFDDKILESLGADDYLSGVFTDKESRRNILLLISYYNYQEPQRAAHNPVSCLLGGGGWDLSSSVDLAPDAAEGRPFKVRRLIMEKPGYRLLALYWFQQRGRIMTDEYLNKAYLALDSIQKKRTDGALIRLELLLKKGESIEDGQKVLDRFISKFSSILNPYIPS from the coding sequence GTGACTGCCGTGTTTTCATTTATATCTGTTGTTGCAGCATGGACCGTTCTCTATTGGGATTCATTTCCGTCACTTTTAAGACGCTGGAATAATGAAGACTATTCATACTGCTGGCTGGTTGTGCCTCTGGCTCTTTATGTTGCTTGGCAGCGGCGTGATATGCTTCCTAAAATGCATGTCCCTTCGGTGAAGTCAGGTTATTTGGTTTTGCTGCTGGTGGCTGCATTGTTCTTTTTAGGTAAAGCCTCGGCTGTGGATGCATTGGTATTTGTATCCATGTGGCTGTCAGTTGTCGCTGTCGTGCTTTTTGTATTCGGCTGGCTTTCAATGCGGGCTTTCTTTTTTCCGCTATTGGTTCTTGCCTTTGCTGTTCCGCCGCCGCCTTTTATTAATAGAATGCTGACCTTTAAACTGCGCCTTATTTCCTCTGATTTATCTGTCCGGATTATGCAGTTCATCAACATTCCCGTTTACAGGGAAGGAAATGTAATTGATTTAGGGATGATACAGCTTCATGTCGTTGATGCGTGCAGTGGGTTGCGATATGTTTTTCCTACTATTCTGCTTGGCGTACTTATGGGGTACTGGTTTAATTCCCGAACATGGCAGCGTGTTATTGTCATTTTAGCAACAGTTCCTACAGCCATTGCAACCAATGCATTGCGCATTGCCATTGTCGGGTATATTGCGCGCAATATTTCTGTGGAGACTGCGGAAAATTTTTTCCATGATGCTTCAGGTTTTATAATTTATCTTCTTTCAGTTGTTTTGCTGGTTGTTTTGAGTCTCTTTCTGAACCTGTTCAGTCGAGGCGGCGATAACCGTTTCGCCTCAACAGGTTCTTCCTTTTATGGACAGGCGGCTACAAATTCTCCTTTGCATTTGATAGTGATGGCTCTTTTTCTGGGCGGCCTGTTTATGGCTAATATGCATTTGCTTTCCGGTCGAATTATCCCTGAAAGGCAGTCCTTTGACAGTTTTCCCATGCAATTTTCTCAGTACGACGGTAAGCGGGAATATTTTGATGATAAAATCCTTGAGTCGCTTGGAGCTGATGATTATCTTTCAGGTGTGTTCACGGATAAGGAGTCCCGGCGTAATATTCTGCTGTTGATTTCTTACTACAACTATCAGGAGCCGCAGCGCGCAGCCCATAATCCGGTCAGCTGCCTGCTCGGCGGGGGAGGGTGGGATTTGTCTTCTTCTGTTGATCTTGCTCCTGATGCCGCTGAAGGTCGTCCATTTAAGGTAAGAAGGCTTATTATGGAAAAACCCGGCTACAGGTTGCTGGCTCTTTACTGGTTTCAGCAGCGAGGCCGGATTATGACTGACGAATATTTAAATAAGGCGTACCTTGCCCTCGATTCAATTCAGAAAAAGCGTACTGATGGAGCTTTGATCCGCCTTGAACTGCTTCTAAAAAAAGGTGAAAGTATTGAGGATGGACAAAAGGTTCTTGATCGTTTTATCAGCAAATTTTCATCGATTCTTAATCCGTATATTCCTAGCTGA
- a CDS encoding O-antigen ligase family protein has protein sequence MTFLLSLFFFFRPIMFIDIGWLIFGLNITEFFAVFATIILICAFVLRVVVSKQLNISIIDFFIMFFIVWCSFIYVLYIDTSSPKDVAKFTLPFFTYIVMKNVIKDRKQYMQLLKLMIFGFAIPVFSSAILILQGMGLDRVMYWTGLYRFQGVYVNPHNLGHCMAFLLMIMAIYSVLCYVDPDVKDLRKRKLLFLFFITMGLFALYCLYKSYVRTCLLGLGVFVYYYLFKINKRLLLVLTGVLCLLGVLFAALLYTIFFDMIDAAQGKERADYFGSGRPYIWKHNLNEFSNLSLDRMLAGVGVGNRRAEGEVTKKGVIWNSHNDFLEVMMQTGLVGLFLYLALQICIYRRIRRLEGKVLFVFLALFYAVNFMNFVSNSYVTRFGLGQLFYAVLAFIEIPDSTKKEVDEEDSSFTSGISY, from the coding sequence ATGACCTTTTTACTTAGCTTATTTTTCTTTTTCCGTCCGATCATGTTTATTGACATCGGTTGGCTTATTTTCGGGCTTAATATTACTGAATTTTTTGCAGTATTTGCGACAATTATCCTTATTTGTGCATTTGTTTTGCGAGTTGTTGTGTCAAAACAGCTTAATATTTCTATTATTGATTTTTTCATTATGTTTTTCATTGTTTGGTGTTCATTTATCTATGTATTATATATTGATACTTCCAGTCCTAAAGATGTAGCTAAATTTACACTTCCTTTTTTCACTTATATTGTAATGAAAAACGTTATTAAAGATCGTAAACAATATATGCAGCTTCTGAAATTAATGATCTTTGGATTTGCTATTCCTGTATTCAGCAGCGCAATTCTTATATTGCAAGGTATGGGGCTTGACAGAGTTATGTACTGGACAGGGTTGTACAGATTCCAAGGAGTATATGTAAACCCTCATAACCTTGGCCATTGCATGGCTTTTCTGCTTATGATTATGGCTATTTATTCTGTGCTCTGTTATGTTGATCCTGATGTTAAAGATTTGCGTAAACGTAAACTTTTATTTTTGTTTTTTATTACTATGGGCCTTTTTGCTCTGTACTGTTTATATAAAAGTTATGTGCGAACTTGTCTGTTGGGTCTTGGAGTGTTTGTTTATTATTATTTGTTTAAAATCAATAAACGTCTTCTGCTTGTCCTTACAGGTGTATTGTGTCTGCTGGGGGTTCTTTTTGCGGCCCTATTGTATACAATCTTCTTTGATATGATCGATGCAGCGCAAGGGAAGGAGAGGGCCGACTATTTCGGTTCCGGGCGTCCTTACATCTGGAAGCACAATTTGAATGAGTTTTCCAACCTGTCGCTTGATCGTATGCTGGCCGGAGTTGGCGTAGGTAATAGAAGAGCAGAGGGGGAAGTAACTAAAAAGGGTGTGATCTGGAACAGTCATAACGATTTTCTGGAAGTAATGATGCAGACCGGTCTGGTCGGATTATTTCTTTATCTGGCACTTCAGATTTGCATTTATCGAAGGATACGACGACTTGAGGGCAAGGTGCTCTTTGTCTTCCTTGCCCTGTTCTACGCCGTTAATTTTATGAACTTCGTAAGTAACAGTTACGTCACCCGCTTCGGGCTTGGGCAGCTTTTTTACGCCGTGCTGGCATTTATTGAAATACCGGACTCGACAAAAAAAGAAGTTGATGAAGAAGATAGTTCTTTCACATCCGGCATAAGTTATTAA
- a CDS encoding heparinase II/III family protein: MKADKIIWVANRLKAMGPQEILWRCRNEAVCFAQSKGFLLAENVAPADLMQQTSSWIKDGNLNSFSDEIINTAESILLEGLSVFALPEKVQCVLPQWNRDPLTGVLCPLNFGKKFNYKDRSLCGDIKYLWEVGRFLQIVPPALAWKISGDHKYLDAIRQMLESWLDQCPYMLGVHWSSSLELGIRLINWSLAWQFIGGVDSPLFQGEGGAEFRNRWLKSIYQHIHFIDGGYSKGSSANNHLIGEAAGVFIACRTWPYWAECAGYADRALTVLENEVGRQVGFDGVDLEQAMSYQQFVLDFLLFSYISCPDKFSSRYQDTLVHMAEFIAAMTDAAGNVPMIGDADDGLVSGFGLFSGHNPFSSLTASVGLLFSRPELLEKSAVSDLKSCCMAGKTASAADLSSDVSLSRAFVCGGYYILGDHFNSESELHIILDGGALGYGSLCAHGHADALSMYLSYCGKEFLIDPGTYIYNGNQKWREYFRGTSAHNTVRVDGVNQSESGGDFLWKTHAQAHAECEFQDDVETFRGSHDGYMRLSDPVIHERLVALDKVGKRIAVQDHLQCGAEHMVEQFWHFSEECVVEQVGPDKIKVCNSGTSIEIHFGQNISLEIVSANSEIPLGWISRSFDCKIPCTTVIARADIKGSSFLTASILY, translated from the coding sequence ATGAAAGCTGATAAAATTATATGGGTTGCAAACAGGCTGAAGGCAATGGGGCCTCAGGAAATTCTTTGGCGATGCCGTAATGAGGCAGTCTGCTTTGCGCAGTCCAAAGGCTTTTTACTGGCTGAGAATGTTGCACCTGCGGATTTGATGCAGCAAACTTCCTCATGGATTAAGGATGGCAATCTGAATTCTTTTTCAGATGAGATTATAAACACTGCTGAGTCTATTCTGCTTGAAGGGCTGTCTGTTTTTGCTCTGCCTGAGAAAGTTCAATGTGTTTTGCCGCAGTGGAATCGTGATCCGTTGACGGGCGTACTGTGTCCGCTTAATTTCGGGAAAAAGTTTAATTATAAAGACCGCTCTCTTTGCGGTGATATCAAATACCTTTGGGAGGTGGGGCGGTTTTTACAAATTGTTCCGCCAGCCCTTGCATGGAAAATATCAGGGGATCATAAATACCTTGATGCAATTCGCCAGATGCTTGAATCGTGGCTGGATCAATGTCCGTATATGCTGGGAGTGCACTGGAGCAGCTCCTTGGAGCTAGGCATCAGACTGATTAACTGGAGCCTTGCCTGGCAGTTTATCGGCGGGGTGGATTCCCCCTTATTTCAGGGAGAGGGCGGGGCAGAGTTTCGAAATCGCTGGCTGAAATCAATTTATCAGCACATACATTTTATTGACGGCGGATATTCAAAAGGGTCATCAGCAAATAATCATCTTATCGGTGAGGCCGCGGGCGTTTTTATTGCGTGCCGCACTTGGCCTTACTGGGCTGAATGCGCAGGTTATGCCGACAGGGCTTTGACTGTTCTTGAAAATGAAGTCGGAAGGCAGGTTGGTTTTGATGGTGTGGATCTTGAACAAGCCATGTCTTATCAACAGTTTGTGCTCGATTTCCTTCTATTCTCCTATATCTCCTGTCCCGATAAATTCTCAAGCCGTTATCAAGATACACTTGTTCACATGGCTGAGTTTATTGCAGCTATGACTGACGCAGCGGGTAACGTGCCTATGATAGGGGATGCTGATGATGGTCTTGTCAGTGGTTTTGGTCTGTTTTCCGGTCATAATCCATTTTCTTCTTTGACTGCTTCTGTCGGGCTTCTTTTTTCACGGCCTGAATTACTGGAAAAAAGTGCAGTTTCTGACCTCAAGTCTTGTTGCATGGCTGGAAAAACAGCAAGCGCAGCAGATTTGAGTTCTGACGTATCTCTTTCTCGTGCTTTTGTCTGTGGTGGGTACTATATTCTTGGGGATCATTTTAATTCTGAATCCGAGCTGCATATTATTTTAGATGGCGGTGCTCTTGGTTACGGAAGTCTTTGCGCGCATGGGCACGCTGATGCTTTGTCCATGTATCTGTCATATTGCGGCAAAGAATTTCTTATTGATCCGGGAACATATATCTATAATGGCAACCAGAAATGGAGAGAATATTTCCGGGGAACTTCTGCCCATAACACAGTGCGCGTTGATGGAGTCAATCAGAGTGAGTCCGGCGGTGATTTTTTGTGGAAAACCCATGCTCAGGCCCATGCGGAATGTGAATTTCAGGATGATGTGGAAACCTTCCGCGGCAGCCACGACGGTTATATGCGGCTTTCCGATCCTGTGATTCATGAAAGATTAGTCGCACTTGACAAAGTCGGAAAACGGATTGCTGTTCAGGATCACCTGCAATGCGGGGCCGAACATATGGTTGAGCAGTTCTGGCATTTCAGTGAAGAGTGTGTTGTAGAACAGGTAGGGCCGGATAAAATAAAGGTATGCAACTCCGGTACAAGCATCGAAATTCATTTTGGACAAAATATATCTCTTGAGATTGTGAGTGCTAATTCAGAGATTCCTTTAGGGTGGATTTCCCGAAGCTTCGATTGCAAGATTCCATGTACAACTGTGATTGCAAGGGCTGACATTAAAGGTAGCAGTTTTTTGACTGCCAGCATTTTGTACTGA
- a CDS encoding undecaprenyl-phosphate glucose phosphotransferase, whose translation MKNKFSFPIEMLGPFHKFLDTALGAGILLFLYSAFSPGSFASRSPQIALLIITSIVLTLICFHVAGVYKNWAGSDIVSECNHIVVAVLFVFAAMLMLGYAFKVSSIYSRRVILLWFFVWPVILCVERFFVRKIFFQCFFKSGMSKKVVIAGTGELGIALSEWINENSWAGVVVEGFFGRGDEECNGLSPCLGKIVDLPRYVKDNGIQLVYLALPMREEPLLNDLLRALEDSTVQVYFFPDMSIFKRLMGGDIAHVAGQTAIMLRSSPFEGMNGLVKRIEDLLLAMVIIILISPLMIIIALGIKLTSKGPVLFKQWRYGLEGEPFQIYKFRTMKVLENGYDFVPATEGDSRITKFGLFLRKNSLDELPQFLNVLMGSMSIVGPRPHAVKMNEEYRTHISGYMLRHISKPGITGLAQINGCRGEIRSDEDMKRRISFDIMYLQRWSVFLDLEIIFKTVFKLAWRQ comes from the coding sequence ATGAAAAATAAATTCAGTTTCCCAATAGAAATGCTCGGGCCATTTCATAAATTCTTGGATACTGCTTTGGGGGCGGGGATACTTCTGTTTTTATATTCTGCTTTTTCCCCTGGTTCTTTTGCCTCCAGATCTCCGCAGATAGCACTGCTTATTATCACTTCTATTGTTCTTACTCTGATATGTTTTCATGTTGCAGGGGTTTATAAGAACTGGGCCGGTTCTGATATTGTTTCAGAGTGCAACCACATCGTTGTTGCAGTCCTTTTTGTCTTTGCAGCCATGCTTATGCTCGGGTATGCGTTTAAGGTATCAAGTATATATTCAAGACGGGTAATACTTCTTTGGTTCTTTGTGTGGCCTGTTATTCTGTGTGTCGAGCGTTTTTTTGTTCGCAAGATTTTTTTTCAATGTTTTTTTAAATCCGGCATGAGCAAGAAAGTCGTAATTGCGGGAACAGGGGAGCTTGGCATTGCTCTTTCAGAGTGGATAAATGAAAATTCTTGGGCTGGAGTGGTTGTTGAGGGTTTTTTTGGTCGTGGTGATGAAGAATGCAATGGGCTGAGTCCATGTCTTGGAAAAATTGTCGACCTTCCCCGCTATGTTAAAGATAACGGTATCCAGCTTGTTTATTTAGCACTTCCCATGCGTGAGGAACCTTTATTGAATGACTTGCTCAGAGCACTTGAAGACTCAACTGTTCAGGTTTATTTTTTTCCTGATATGTCAATTTTTAAGCGTCTTATGGGTGGTGACATTGCTCATGTTGCAGGACAGACTGCCATCATGCTTAGATCTTCACCCTTTGAAGGGATGAACGGGCTGGTCAAGCGGATTGAAGACTTGCTATTGGCAATGGTTATTATTATCCTCATTTCTCCATTAATGATTATAATAGCTTTGGGGATAAAGTTGACTTCAAAAGGGCCTGTGCTCTTCAAACAGTGGCGGTATGGACTTGAGGGCGAGCCTTTTCAGATTTACAAGTTCAGAACCATGAAGGTGCTTGAAAACGGATATGATTTCGTTCCTGCGACAGAGGGAGATTCCCGTATAACCAAGTTTGGGCTTTTCCTGCGCAAAAACAGTCTTGATGAGCTTCCTCAGTTTTTAAATGTACTTATGGGGTCAATGTCAATTGTTGGTCCTCGCCCTCATGCCGTTAAAATGAATGAGGAATACCGGACTCATATCTCGGGGTACATGCTCAGGCATATTTCAAAGCCCGGAATAACCGGACTGGCGCAGATTAATGGATGCAGAGGGGAGATCAGGTCAGATGAGGATATGAAAAGGAGAATCTCATTTGACATTATGTACTTGCAAAGATGGTCTGTTTTTTTGGATCTTGAAATAATTTTTAAGACAGTTTTTAAATTGGCGTGGCGGCAATAG
- a CDS encoding tetratricopeptide repeat protein: MRKNILPIIMVVIVTCLFAGCEKRREDFYKKAVEYYEQEKFTESRLELKNALSLAPECAECRLLYGKLALEEGNFQNAFINFRYAADFDDKLTEAKVELSKLYLLAGEFDNAGDMARKALNEDSKNIDARLVLASVLAENKKYDESERMLDIARNEAPANPDVYLSLSSVYVRQKKMKEAEKALVDGVNRIPSNTALLMKIAAFYRKTDEPEKAKEFIEKLLEAGGGEPRFIIFAAEYYSSINDKTRAEELMSDLVKSFPDKDEYRVLYARLLSADKKADLTEKVLKEGLALNSASLQLRSALSGLYISLGRQEEAVKVLMDGTGIDEESADNVVYRKQLATLFLDMNEGAKALAQLDQVIERNPKDSEAHYLRGQIYLLEGKGQNAVAEFRQVVRDNPESAPAYVLLAKGHLANDETSIAIENLKAAIAIDPGYGPAREVLINTYLDRKNWHQAILELQRLKDKRPDDINIIAAIGDVYAIKGDVNLATHTFTEIARDFPDSPVGLMKLAELARKEGKNSAAQKYYTAALKIAPDSLVAIQGKVSVLLAQNKYTAAIKFCNGLLAKYPDNARIYEIMGRIQARRGNFDKAETYYSRAIDLAPEWMLPYMRIGDLYVANEKTKAGIAKFSGEVEKDGDAPGPQFILGLLYEQNGEFDKARKAYSDLLQKRPGFQLAANNLAYLLATKFSDNGDDMKEALKLARVAAGSQSPEALDTLGYVLFLNGEYEQALHVLNSALQIVPDFSAAQYHKALVYFRNNKKADAKKILTKIMNTPGDFPEKKEALNLLERM, encoded by the coding sequence ATGCGTAAAAATATTCTCCCGATAATTATGGTTGTGATAGTCACCTGTCTTTTTGCCGGGTGTGAAAAGCGGCGGGAAGACTTTTATAAAAAAGCTGTTGAGTATTATGAACAGGAAAAGTTCACTGAGTCCCGGCTTGAGTTGAAAAATGCTCTTTCACTTGCTCCTGAATGCGCAGAGTGCCGTCTTCTTTACGGTAAGCTTGCGCTTGAGGAAGGTAATTTTCAAAACGCATTTATTAATTTCAGATATGCTGCTGATTTTGATGATAAATTAACGGAAGCAAAAGTTGAGCTGAGTAAACTTTATCTGCTGGCTGGAGAGTTTGATAACGCCGGAGACATGGCCCGCAAGGCTTTGAATGAGGATTCTAAAAATATTGATGCCAGACTCGTTTTGGCCTCTGTTCTGGCTGAAAATAAAAAATATGATGAATCTGAAAGAATGCTGGATATTGCAAGGAACGAGGCTCCGGCTAATCCTGATGTATATCTTTCTCTCAGCAGCGTTTACGTCCGTCAGAAGAAGATGAAAGAGGCCGAAAAGGCTCTTGTTGACGGCGTGAATCGTATTCCTTCAAATACTGCTCTTCTGATGAAAATTGCCGCTTTTTACCGCAAGACAGATGAACCTGAGAAAGCAAAAGAATTTATTGAGAAGCTCCTTGAGGCCGGCGGAGGGGAGCCTCGGTTTATTATTTTCGCCGCGGAATATTATTCCTCAATAAATGATAAGACCAGAGCTGAAGAGCTTATGTCTGATCTTGTTAAGAGTTTTCCAGATAAAGATGAATATAGAGTGCTTTATGCAAGACTGCTTAGTGCGGATAAGAAAGCTGATCTGACTGAGAAAGTTTTAAAAGAAGGTCTTGCGTTAAACAGTGCCTCGCTGCAACTGCGCTCCGCTCTTTCCGGATTGTATATTTCTCTTGGCCGTCAGGAAGAGGCTGTTAAGGTCCTGATGGATGGAACGGGGATTGATGAAGAAAGTGCTGATAACGTTGTTTATCGCAAACAGCTTGCAACTCTTTTTCTTGATATGAATGAAGGTGCTAAAGCATTGGCTCAGCTTGACCAGGTTATCGAACGTAATCCAAAGGATTCGGAGGCTCATTACTTAAGAGGTCAGATTTACCTGCTTGAAGGTAAAGGTCAGAATGCTGTTGCTGAGTTCCGGCAGGTTGTCAGGGATAATCCTGAAAGTGCTCCAGCCTATGTGCTCCTTGCTAAAGGGCATCTTGCCAATGATGAAACCAGTATCGCTATTGAAAATCTTAAGGCTGCAATTGCTATTGATCCGGGATACGGCCCCGCCAGAGAAGTTTTAATTAACACTTATCTTGACCGTAAAAACTGGCATCAGGCTATACTTGAGCTTCAGAGGCTTAAAGACAAGCGTCCTGATGACATAAATATTATTGCTGCCATCGGTGATGTTTATGCCATCAAAGGAGATGTAAATCTTGCGACCCATACTTTTACTGAGATTGCCAGAGATTTTCCAGATTCTCCGGTCGGGCTGATGAAACTTGCTGAACTTGCTCGCAAGGAAGGTAAAAATTCTGCGGCTCAGAAATATTATACTGCCGCACTTAAAATTGCTCCGGATTCTCTTGTGGCTATTCAGGGCAAGGTTTCTGTTTTGCTTGCTCAGAATAAATATACCGCTGCAATAAAATTTTGTAACGGTCTGTTGGCCAAGTATCCCGATAATGCCCGTATTTATGAGATAATGGGAAGGATTCAGGCAAGGCGTGGTAATTTTGATAAAGCTGAAACATACTATTCTCGGGCTATCGATCTTGCTCCGGAATGGATGCTTCCTTATATGCGCATTGGCGATTTATATGTTGCCAATGAGAAAACCAAAGCAGGTATAGCCAAGTTTTCTGGTGAAGTTGAAAAAGATGGAGATGCTCCGGGTCCTCAGTTTATTCTTGGGCTTTTATATGAACAGAATGGTGAATTTGATAAAGCCCGTAAAGCGTATTCTGATTTACTTCAAAAGAGGCCCGGATTTCAACTTGCAGCAAACAACCTTGCCTACCTTCTGGCTACTAAGTTTTCTGATAATGGTGATGATATGAAGGAGGCTTTAAAGCTTGCAAGAGTCGCTGCCGGAAGCCAAAGTCCCGAAGCACTTGATACTCTGGGATATGTTTTGTTTCTTAATGGTGAATATGAACAGGCATTGCATGTTCTTAATTCTGCGTTGCAGATTGTTCCTGACTTCTCTGCGGCGCAATACCATAAGGCTCTTGTTTACTTTCGTAATAATAAAAAAGCCGATGCGAAGAAAATTCTTACAAAGATTATGAATACACCGGGTGACTTCCCTGAGAAAAAAGAGGCGTTAAATCTTCTTGAAAGAATGTAG
- a CDS encoding GumC family protein has translation MQQSSDIAYYIDVLRRRKYQFIIPAGVVFTMVVILAFVLAPVYKSTATILIEDQDIPQELVQTTVTGFVEERLQSISQIVLSHGNLLNIIKEFDLYPDLIGKYTTEEIITKMREDIQLEPITAEITNQYSGRPSSATVAFTLSYEGRRPQKVAQVANVLTSLYLKENLKEREEKARSTFEFLELQLAELRSEILELESQIANFKEGHGNELPELLVHNMNSMERLQRELDKVQEQIASLKNRKVYLEGQRASIDPHLKIVSNDGTRFSTAKEDLEKLRREYISLTSKYSAKHPAVLAMKRQVESLEEEVDAVQSFDLVKRQIRNKEQELAVLRKKYSEKHPEIIQLNREIDNLNDRLGEVALEDGMFETSADLPDNPGYIQIETQVASTELEIAEAERVYAELKNQFLKFQRRVVNTPQVEQEYKVLLRDYENAQMKYQDVNTRLLSAREAKGLEQSQLAERFTLIDPPIVPEKPIRPNRLALVFVGFVLSIGVGIGIGTFLEFMDRSIRRPEELSNIVKYPVLVIVPYWETEAEARSKIRKKWGSVLAVFSIIVLSIAGVHFFYMPLDIIAVKIVRKLVLNF, from the coding sequence ATGCAGCAAAGCTCGGATATTGCATATTACATTGATGTGCTGCGGCGCAGGAAATATCAGTTTATCATTCCGGCCGGTGTTGTTTTTACTATGGTTGTGATTTTGGCTTTTGTTCTTGCTCCAGTGTATAAATCAACAGCAACTATTTTAATTGAAGATCAGGATATTCCGCAGGAACTGGTTCAGACAACTGTTACCGGTTTTGTAGAGGAAAGGTTGCAATCTATTTCACAGATTGTTTTAAGTCATGGGAACCTTCTGAATATTATTAAGGAGTTTGACCTTTATCCCGACCTTATCGGCAAATATACTACAGAAGAAATCATCACCAAAATGCGTGAAGATATTCAGCTTGAGCCTATTACTGCAGAAATTACCAACCAGTATTCAGGCCGTCCCTCCAGTGCTACCGTTGCATTTACTCTTTCATACGAGGGACGCCGCCCGCAGAAGGTTGCTCAGGTTGCTAATGTTTTGACTTCGCTTTACCTCAAAGAGAATCTTAAAGAGCGCGAGGAAAAAGCCCGGTCCACATTTGAATTTCTTGAATTACAGCTTGCTGAATTGCGTTCTGAAATACTTGAGCTTGAATCACAAATTGCTAATTTTAAAGAAGGGCATGGTAATGAGCTGCCTGAACTTCTTGTTCACAATATGAATTCTATGGAGCGGCTTCAGCGTGAACTGGACAAAGTTCAGGAGCAGATTGCTTCTCTAAAAAACCGCAAGGTATATTTAGAAGGGCAGAGAGCCAGCATTGATCCGCATCTTAAAATCGTATCCAACGACGGAACCCGGTTTTCAACCGCTAAAGAAGATCTTGAAAAGCTTCGCCGTGAGTATATTTCCCTTACATCTAAGTATTCTGCAAAGCATCCGGCCGTACTGGCTATGAAAAGACAGGTCGAATCTCTTGAAGAAGAGGTTGACGCTGTGCAAAGTTTTGATCTGGTTAAACGTCAGATCAGGAACAAAGAGCAGGAGCTGGCCGTACTGCGCAAAAAATATTCTGAAAAACATCCTGAAATAATTCAGCTTAACAGGGAGATAGACAACCTGAATGACCGGCTGGGCGAAGTTGCCCTTGAGGATGGGATGTTTGAAACTTCAGCAGATCTTCCGGACAACCCCGGTTATATTCAGATTGAAACTCAGGTTGCATCCACGGAACTTGAAATAGCCGAGGCGGAACGGGTCTATGCCGAGCTTAAAAATCAGTTTTTGAAATTTCAACGCCGGGTGGTAAATACCCCGCAGGTGGAGCAGGAATATAAAGTCCTTCTGCGTGACTATGAAAATGCGCAGATGAAGTATCAGGATGTTAACACCAGACTGCTTTCCGCGCGTGAAGCAAAGGGGCTTGAGCAAAGTCAGCTGGCTGAACGTTTCACTTTGATCGATCCTCCGATCGTGCCGGAAAAACCTATCAGGCCGAATCGTCTGGCTCTTGTGTTTGTGGGGTTCGTGCTTTCAATAGGAGTAGGGATCGGCATCGGAACTTTTCTTGAATTTATGGACCGCTCCATCCGCAGGCCGGAAGAGCTTTCAAATATTGTTAAGTATCCGGTTCTGGTCATTGTTCCATATTGGGAAACTGAGGCTGAAGCACGGTCTAAAATTCGTAAAAAGTGGGGTTCTGTGCTTGCTGTATTTTCGATAATTGTTTTGAGCATTGCAGGTGTACATTTTTTCTATATGCCTCTTGATATTATCGCAGTAAAAATTGTTCGCAAACTGGTACTTAATTTTTAA